In one Bacteroidales bacterium WCE2004 genomic region, the following are encoded:
- a CDS encoding Phosphotransferase enzyme family protein, with protein MEEILKHFDIQGHILGIKPLGNGLINDTLLVLTDGPDNYVLQRINDAIFRDVDLLQHNIDCATAHIRRKLAGDPDIGRKVLTFLPCRETGKSYWTDGKAFWRVSVFIKDAFTYELVDPKYSYFAGKAFGHFEAMLADIPDRLGETIPDFHNMELRARQLHEAVQADAAGRMAEPEVRAILADLLPHEEEMCKAERMYREGILPKRICHCDTKVNNMLFDAEGNILCVIDLDTLMPSFVFSDYGDFLRTAANAVAEDDPHVDRVRFRMDIFEAFTRGYLESARVFLTPVERDNLPYAACLFPYMQAVRFFTDYINGDTYYKIKYPEHNLVRTRNQVALFHAALDQVPAMAAYIASL; from the coding sequence ATGGAAGAAATTTTAAAACACTTTGATATTCAGGGCCATATTCTCGGGATCAAGCCCCTCGGCAACGGTCTCATCAACGACACCCTGCTCGTCCTCACCGACGGACCGGACAATTATGTCCTCCAGCGCATCAACGACGCCATCTTCCGGGATGTCGACCTCCTGCAGCACAACATCGACTGCGCCACGGCCCACATCCGCCGCAAGCTGGCCGGTGACCCCGACATCGGCCGCAAGGTCCTGACCTTCCTCCCCTGCCGCGAGACCGGCAAGAGCTACTGGACCGACGGCAAGGCCTTCTGGCGCGTCTCCGTGTTCATCAAGGACGCCTTCACCTACGAACTCGTCGATCCCAAGTATTCCTATTTCGCCGGCAAGGCCTTCGGCCATTTCGAGGCGATGCTCGCCGACATTCCCGATCGGCTGGGTGAGACGATTCCCGATTTCCACAACATGGAACTGCGCGCCCGGCAGCTCCACGAGGCCGTGCAGGCCGACGCCGCCGGCCGGATGGCGGAGCCTGAGGTCCGCGCCATCCTGGCCGACCTGCTGCCCCACGAGGAGGAGATGTGCAAGGCGGAGCGGATGTACCGCGAAGGCATCCTGCCCAAGCGCATCTGCCACTGCGACACCAAGGTCAACAACATGCTCTTCGACGCCGAGGGCAACATCCTCTGCGTCATCGACCTGGACACGCTGATGCCCTCGTTCGTCTTCTCGGACTACGGCGATTTCCTCCGGACGGCCGCCAACGCCGTGGCCGAGGACGACCCCCACGTGGACCGGGTGCGCTTCCGGATGGACATCTTCGAGGCCTTCACGCGCGGCTATCTGGAGTCCGCCCGCGTCTTCCTGACGCCCGTGGAGCGGGACAACCTCCCCTACGCCGCCTGCCTCTTCCCCTATATGCAGGCCGTCCGCTTCTTCACGGACTACATCAACGGCGACACCTACTACAAGATCAAGTACCCGGAGCACAACCTGGTCCGCACCCGCAACCAGGTGGCGCTGTTCCATGCCGCCCTGGACCAGGTCCCCGCGATGGCGGCCTACATCGCTTCGCTCTGA
- a CDS encoding 2-amino-3-ketobutyrate coenzyme A ligase has product MYGKFQSYLQQELKAIDEAGLYKRERTICSPQGAEITLADGSKALNFCANNYLGLSDNPRLIAAARKAMDERGFGMSSVRFICGCQDLHRELEKAISAYFHTDDTILYAACFDANGGVFEPLLTAEDAIISDALNHASIIDGVRLCKAVRYRYANADMAELEKCLQEAQAQRFRIIVTDGVFSMDGNVAPMDKICELAEKYDALVMVDESHSAGVVGPRGRGVAELYGLYGRIDIHTGTLGKSFGGAVGGFTTGRQEIIDMLRQRSRPYLFSNSLPPMICAAGIELFKMLDESDALHDRQQENVAYFREKMLAAGFDIKPTQSAICAVMLYDAPLSQKFAAEMAKEGIFVTGFYYPVVPKGQARIRVQLSAAHTREQLDKAIAAFIKVGKNLGVIK; this is encoded by the coding sequence ATGTACGGAAAGTTTCAATCTTATCTGCAGCAGGAGCTGAAAGCCATCGACGAAGCCGGCCTCTACAAGCGCGAGCGGACCATCTGTTCGCCGCAGGGCGCCGAGATCACCCTCGCCGACGGCAGCAAGGCCCTGAATTTCTGTGCCAACAACTACCTCGGCCTTTCGGACAACCCGCGCCTGATCGCCGCCGCCAGGAAGGCGATGGACGAGCGCGGCTTCGGCATGTCCTCCGTCCGCTTCATCTGCGGCTGCCAGGACCTGCACCGCGAGCTCGAGAAGGCGATTTCCGCCTATTTCCATACGGACGACACCATCCTCTACGCGGCATGCTTCGACGCCAACGGCGGCGTGTTCGAGCCGCTGCTGACCGCTGAAGACGCCATCATCTCCGACGCGCTCAACCACGCCTCCATCATCGACGGCGTGCGCCTCTGCAAGGCCGTCCGCTACCGCTACGCCAACGCCGACATGGCCGAGCTGGAGAAATGCCTCCAGGAGGCCCAGGCGCAGCGTTTCCGCATCATCGTGACCGACGGCGTGTTCTCGATGGACGGCAACGTAGCCCCGATGGACAAGATCTGCGAGCTGGCCGAGAAATACGACGCGCTCGTGATGGTGGACGAGAGCCACAGCGCCGGCGTCGTGGGCCCGAGGGGCCGCGGCGTGGCCGAGCTATACGGTCTCTACGGCCGCATCGACATCCACACCGGCACGCTCGGCAAGAGCTTCGGCGGCGCCGTGGGCGGTTTCACCACCGGCCGGCAGGAGATCATCGACATGCTGCGCCAGCGCAGCCGGCCGTATCTGTTCTCCAACTCGCTGCCGCCGATGATCTGCGCCGCCGGCATCGAGCTCTTCAAGATGCTCGACGAGAGCGACGCGCTCCACGACCGCCAGCAGGAGAATGTCGCCTATTTCCGCGAGAAGATGCTCGCGGCAGGCTTCGACATCAAGCCCACGCAGAGCGCCATCTGCGCCGTGATGCTCTATGACGCGCCGCTCAGCCAGAAGTTTGCCGCGGAGATGGCGAAAGAGGGCATCTTCGTGACCGGCTTCTACTATCCCGTCGTCCCGAAGGGGCAGGCGCGCATCCGCGTGCAGCTGTCGGCCGCGCACACGCGCGAGCAACTGGACAAGGCCATCGCCGCCTTCATCAAGGTCGGCAAAAACCTGGGCGTCATCAAATAG
- a CDS encoding SprT-like family protein, which yields MKPTVEYLEERFDTFNRMCFEGVLPRIPIRLSNARSFVGRLQYRPVRDWLGRTVRREDFVLRISTRFDLPEAEIEDTLIHEMIHYWIALEGIRDTSTHGKFFRAKMKEINGRHGRHLTISHKSTPEELDRDTCIRNHHVCVSRLADGRTAVTVAAGTCVPRIRRMLRWSPTVRSGVWFVSRDPWFNRFPRCRTAKLFPVDPDELRKHMDEELFVSCKP from the coding sequence GTGAAGCCCACCGTCGAATACCTGGAGGAACGCTTCGACACATTCAACCGGATGTGTTTCGAGGGCGTTCTTCCGCGTATTCCGATCCGCCTGAGCAACGCCCGCAGCTTCGTGGGGCGCCTGCAGTACCGGCCCGTGCGCGACTGGCTGGGCCGGACCGTGCGGCGCGAGGATTTCGTGCTGCGCATCAGCACGCGCTTCGACCTGCCGGAGGCGGAGATCGAGGACACGCTCATCCACGAAATGATCCATTACTGGATCGCGCTGGAGGGCATCAGGGACACTTCTACGCACGGAAAGTTCTTCCGGGCAAAGATGAAAGAGATCAACGGACGGCATGGCCGGCACCTGACCATTTCCCACAAATCCACGCCGGAGGAGCTGGACCGCGACACCTGCATCCGCAACCACCATGTGTGCGTGAGCCGGCTCGCGGACGGACGCACGGCCGTCACCGTCGCCGCGGGCACCTGCGTCCCCAGGATCCGCCGCATGCTCCGCTGGTCGCCCACGGTGCGGTCCGGCGTCTGGTTCGTCAGCCGGGACCCCTGGTTCAACCGCTTCCCGCGCTGCCGTACCGCCAAGCTCTTCCCGGTCGATCCGGATGAACTCCGGAAGCACATGGATGAAGAATTATTCGTATCTTGCAAACCTTAA